A stretch of DNA from Tigriopus californicus strain San Diego chromosome 11, Tcal_SD_v2.1, whole genome shotgun sequence:
atttgatcgaccaacgaattagtgttggcatatctggctagcccttgaatggagggttgatcaggaatttcgatcaaaaacttgtccaagtctgacataaATCCTGCTGCTGGATCAACAACTACATACTCCCTActaatatttgaaggcagcaaattgaacaatgaaggagcccgagaaagatgATCGTTGAGCTTCATTGTTTTAcctagcctgaattctcgaagccttgaagatgctctcaaaacgcacgttaaacatctacggtcactagaattggccctaaaacctggattgTAACAAATTTGTGTATTAGTTGTTGTTTCCTCGAAATAAGATGCAATGTGGAAGTTACCTTCTAGCTCTTTGGGACACATGCAGAGAATGATGATCTATGAATAATTCCAGTTGTAACCCAGCAAGAAACTAATATTGTAGCAAAGAGCTGAATGATGCGTTCGCTCGTAGGCGTGCCTACAAGTGGAGCAAATTATCAACCTAACGTAACAAGCAAGTCAAACGTGTTTTTTCATAGCTAAAGACGATGTTGACTAGTTGAAATATCATTGAGAAGCCAGCTCATTTCATCAACAATGCCAACATACAGTAGCAATTTTTTTATACCTGATCTTCAATAATTCTTTTTactttattttgacttttcacGTCCtcttttggacacattctgtCTTTTCTCAATGTAGAGAGGTAATTTTCTCTTTAGACAGACACTTGTTGCTCTTTGCATATCTCCTCGCTTACCGGTTCATAAAAATCTATGGCAACACTCACCTTTGCCTATATTTGttaacaatttgttttacTTCTTACTAGACAGAAAGTTCAAAATGTAGCACATCTTGTTGTAAAAAAGTGATCTATGCATAGTTTTAAAGTCCAGAAGAGCTGGAAAGTCATAGTTTATGACACAAGCTCAAGTGAAGGTTATTGCCCAGAAAGTATCATAGCGACTCAgtaaattgttattttttttaaacaataacTGTACGCCTAAAAACATAACTGAATAGAGGAGCAAAACTACAACAAAGGCGTTTTTCAAGCGAGTAGTTTTGTCAATCCGCCAATTTAGCCTGATAATGTTTTAccaattttttgtcaaattctaGTAGAGCATTCATTGGAGAGGTGGTGGGTTGGATTATTTTGCGTATAAAAAAGTGGCATCCTAACGTGGTGGAAGAACTCTGAACTGTGTATGGAATAGGGCCAAAGCAATTTGTCCGAGAAAAATATGGCTCGCTATGAGACTGATCAGTGAGAATGAAATGCAAGGCTGAAAGCTTTGCGACTTAATTTAATTCCCTTTTCTTGACAAGTCCGTTTGAAACAAACGATCCAACACATCTTGTATTGTTGAACAAATAGAAGCGTTGATCTCTGTTCTGATTAAATGTATTTATACTTTCGAGCCAGACGATGGGAGGTCTTTCTAAAGGCCACGATTCTAAGAAAAAGGATGAAAGTCATGACGCATTGTTTGACCAACTGTTCATTCTTGCACTCATGTGGCAATTCATCTGAGGTTTCAGGTTGGAAATATTGACTCGTTTTTAGTATTAGGAGGACACAAAAGCTAGGTAGTGcaaatatttatatattttcgCAATGGACCACTTGTTCGAATGGAAAGCTCAAGGTGAATGGAATGTTTCTTGACGAATTGCCATTTTCGTGATAATTTGAGCATTTAATCTGCtttaaacaattttttttggacaCAACGttactttgaaacatttcgCCAAAAAGAGTGAATCATTCATGACGAACAATTTTGGCAACATAACTGCTGGAAAACCTATGGAACAATACTTTGGGtgaaatatgattttgatCGGGGCTTTCCGACTTTTCATCGAGCCAACTCAATTGCCAGACCTGTGTCAAGTACTTAATAAATGTAATCAATAGGgacggccaaaatttgcattatCTTTTTTATGCCATGATTATTTGCATgtattgcatattttgtgttttcatgGATATtcttatgcatattttgggtgtTTGGCGTAAGCAAAATGACATGTAGTGTAATAATaatttattgcgactcttagtcatgtcaATGCGTCAAACGTATCAACTAGAGTGCATAATCATAAACAAATAGGTAAAAGAATGAGTGGTTAAAATATGTAGATGGATTAAAAAGTTGATAGAACGAGCTTCCTATCACatcaaaattgacttgaattggttCATCCTTTGTCTGCCTCCGTCGTTGATGaaatttggctgggagccggacaaagcTGCGTGATGGCTTTGAAAGGATTTCGCCCCGAAGACAATAAGATTGGGTTTTaccaaaaattgccaatatgaatgtgaaatgtcttgaaaaataaGTGGCTCACTCTCAGCATAGGTTGGATGAGATGGTCCTCTACAAATCCCCTGTCATTGATCAGCTTATTGCCAAGGTCGAAAAGATATATGAGACGAATGCCTTTTTTGCAATAGTTTGGCCTtttgatcttgttttttttcattttaagcaagatattttggattttagaTGCATactgaaaacatattttgggttAAAAAAGCTTATTGAAGTGTATATTTTTGACcagtttttatgcataatcaatggcataaaacagaatttgctaaaaatatatttttgccGTCTCTAGTAGTTAATTACAGTTACATAGACATGGGTTTGAAGTGTAATTACTCAAACTGGAGAACCAACCCCTTGAACCCGAAGATACCTCagtcgcgcgttaaccaaaCGTGATACAACCATCTAACAGACATTTCAAGACCTCTTGTCATCTTATGTTTGTATTgtatttggaaagaaaaactgTCTGCATTCATCTTTTTAGGAAATGCCTTGCTGAACATCTGTCATTTTAGCATCATGGGTTCGCCAAAGACGCTGGAGTTGATGAGATACATTTGTCTAAAGTATATCAAAAACAGCGCAGAATGCGGTTGGAAATAGAAGGTTTTGTGCGCTGAACGACGATCTATATCTTTCAATAAATTAAAAGTCTGTGTGTAAAAACGTGTCATGTGAGTGAGAATGTAATtgtactttgaaattgaaaaagctcaatTGCATTAATTCAAAAGTAATTAATTACCATTGCAATAGCTTTGACTTCAAACgtaatcaattacaatcaCAACACAGGTCTGCCAGTTTCTTTGACTGGAATCTAAAAAAGATGTGCCAAACAAAATAGTTACGTGATTCTATTTGATAAACACATTTCATGAAGAGTCAATATTCGCAAGAAAATTTCATGAGTCATACATTAGAAAATATTCCCATAGCCATGAAGACACGTCATAGAAGAAAGGTATTCGATTTCAAAGTTACTCGACGTCAGCCAAGATCGTGATATGCGTATGTACGGTACTGTTCAGAATTGCATGTAGATATCATTTGTTTCCACCGTCCCATCTTGTCTGAGAGTTCGATTATGATTCACGTTATTGTTATGGAGGTTCATAGAGCCCTTGTTTGTCTCTTGGATCGATTTAATCCAGGGGTGACCGAGTTGGTTGAAGAAATCTTCATAATTGACTGGTGGCGTCCCCTTCGATAGACAGGGTTTGAGGTTGATCTGTGACAAGGATTTGATTGACTTACGACTGACTACCCAGCCCAATGAAATCGATCCAGGGATGAGAATGACTACTGATGCCCAATTACTCAGTCCATCCGAAAGGTTTAAGATCCCATGCAGAGAGAATAATATCACGATGAGTTGACAGAGGGTATAAATTAAAGAGAACACTAAGATCTTCAACATGAttctttgaagactttgaATGTGTTCAGCAGGCAGGAGCTTCTTCACTCGAAACCCTGCGGCGATTCCAATGCTCAGGAAAACGGTTCCAAATATGATCTTGAGGAGCAGAGGAACAATGGAAACCAACACCATGGTGGGACTATCCTGGGGACCATGGCAGCAAAGGCTGCGAAACTCGTTCCCTTCGAGTGTAAATGTGGCATAATACAAAGCTGTCTCCAACAAAGGCCAAATCCACGAGAGGGAATGGAACAGCTTTCCATATCTAGAGGGAACAAGCGAAAGCGAAAGGTAGTGTTCAGTTTCCATTGCTGTATTCCATTGTAGGGCCAAACACTCTGAAGGTTTTCTTACTTTTCAATCACCTCTGACGCCCACATGAGCTTCACGGAGAGAAACCAGGTCACAGCCATAATCACCCACCAACAACAGGCTCCCATTTGGAAGTAGTATATGAGAAGATGAATTATGGAACAGAACACACGCTCCACACTCATTTGGGAGCAGCTTGATGGCTCGTCTTCAATGACCAGTACCTTAACGATGGTTCCTACAGGATGAGacacattatttttttttcatcgctTTACGTAACTGACAATAGAGGAGAATGTGAATGACGACTCACCTAAAGCTATAGAAGCGTTGCAAAATGACATGAATAACAAAGGCCGTTCCGGGTAGCTGTGCTTGCTCCATTGTGTGGTGAAAATGACAATAGCAATAGAGCTTGAGACCAAATTCAGCATGCCAATGACGAGCACAATACTGCTAAAATACGTGGTTTTGGATAGGATCTCTTCCATGTCTGTGGTCTCTAGGTCCCATTCATCGAGCTTTTCCCACCTTGGATCTTCTTCAAAATTGCTCTCAAAAGGTTCCAGCATGGTTTTAATATCGTCTTGAAGCACTGATCTCTTCCCATTCATCAAGGGATCCATGCATAGTTGGTTGTCGGTCGAAATGCGGGGCAATAACTCACATGCCATTCTTTCAGGCCATTGAAAGCCATACTGGGACATGATGGGGAAACACGAGGATTTGACCCGCTCACAAACTGATCGACATGCGGGGATTTTTCTCTCGTAGTTCGGAATACAGATCGGAGTGTACAGAGAGCATAAAAAGAATTGTAACTCCGTCGAACAATTCACATGGATCAAAGGTTTGAATTGAGAGATTTCTAACATGATCTCGGCCTGAGTGTGGTGATTGAAATGGTTGGGTAAGGATGTCATCATGTACTGCATACCTCTACACATGGGTACGCGAATCGGTTGGCACTTTCCACTCTCACGAAATTGGCACTTTACCCAACCTAACACCCAACACAAGATCAGGAATGAAGGGACGATCTTCATTTTGGTGACCTCTTTCCTCTGACCCTGTGGTTTCTAGACtgagaagatgaagaaaatggccaCAGTAGCTCAAGATTCAAGTTCACCTGTCCATTGTCAGATCTATTTTGGTCAATTACCTCCTCTCCAGGATTATCTGGACAATTTAAACAATCTTCACTCTGTGGTGGAAGCCCTAGAATTGTTACTATCCTCGTAGATGGGAAGCAAATCATCCAAATCATTTATACATCTGTGAGCTATTCCAATCAGTCAGGTGAGCTGACCTGCCTACTGTTTGAGCTATTGTATTCTTTGAGTAAGGTTGACCAACCTGAGCAGATCTAAGGTGCATTTCGACACAATGAAGAGCCTCTATTAGCTCTTCAACTTGAACGATATTGGTGGCACTATGAAGTCATGATAGTTAGATTtgtaagaaatgaaaaatgttttagcaTCTGAAGGGTTGAATCATTATCtgactcattttttttcgttagGTGCATTTTGTACAATCATGAGTTTTTGGCTCCTTTTGAAACCCCAAATGAGTATTCAAAAGGGCTGTCCCCAGTCAAATGTGACAGATTAGTACCAGGTCTTCGACATTGGTTTTAGAATGAGGATTTGGATTAGATTCTACAAGCTTGGAATAGATTACTCCAATCCTTCTCTAATAAATCATAATGTCTCGTTTTGATGggattcaatttttcatccagTTCCTTGTTCCTGTTTATTTTAACTCTCACACTATCCTTTTGCCGATAAGAGATTTAGATCTTGAAAAATAAACTCTTCTTTTTATAAGCAGTGCTATTTCGTTGCAAATGATGAGGCGAAGAAGTTACCAGGGCTGCCCTTATGGTTTATATTGCCTGTTCATCATTCTTCAAATCTGCTGTTTTATCCCCTTCCCAATAAAATAAACATACTGAAGTTCTCGTCCCTTTTGCCGAAGTTATTGGTACTTTTCCTATAATTCAAATGCAAGTTGAATGATAAGAAAGGCAAGACAATATATAAGAAGTCATCGTCGCACATCCTGAAAGCATGCTTTGATTTGTATTGATTGACCCAATGATGAATAGGCTTGCATTTAGAAGTCTAGACTATTCCATTATTAGCGTCATTGTTTGATGAAGTTTTGTTGCtccatgaaccactgaaatGTGGACGGAAAAGCAATCTGGTCATCGTGAGACTGGCTCTACGTCATTACAATTgcgtttttcaaatttcagcccaaTCGAACGAAAGGAGCAAAAGCAATGCGCTCTCAAAGCAAAATACAATACAGAAAGGGCatggaatgaatgatttagctCTTTTCTGATAACCAATCACCACAAAAGGGCTAGACCATTCATTCTGTGAAAAGTTATGTAGCGGGGTTTgggagggcataacttttgatcaaggtgaaaatgaaacatattGTTGAAGCAAATTCTGACCGGTTTCAAATGAAGAGGGCCCTAATGTTTTTATCGTGTTAAGTTTCAGGCTTCACACATAACTGAGCACCTCCTGTAAAAGCAAGGAAGTACATTGCAAGTCTCAAGCGAGAAAGAATATGCCATTTACTATTAACGAAGGAATCGACAAGAAAGACAGCTAGCTCCAActagtaataataatgataatattgATTCTTTGAAAACCGATTGCACTTGGGAATGTGCTCCAAAAACCAATTGCAACGAATTTTAAGCTCAGGGTGTTCACATTGTTAGGAAGTTATCGAGTTTTCTTGGAGAAGCAAACATTAGAGGATGAATTTTTGCCATGAAACTACTAGTTTGATAACTTTGCTCTCAAATATGTCTTGTCCAATGGTGAAACCAATTACCATAATGACATCTAAACATAGGCCATGTCAAAAACAGGTTTTAAAGCCACGAAGaatcttcaaaaacatattctgACAATTAAATATGGATGACTTGAATACATATAAAGTGTACCACAGGAAAGTATAAATTAAAACTCAAATTAAAACTCTTACTTACGAAACAGAGAAACAAGATATCCAGCTCTTTTGTAAATCATTATTATGTCTCAGCGTCCAGTAATATCTCTATACACAGAATGTTTAAGAAGATTCAAGTTTGCTTCGTTTTTAATGAGAGAacagaaaaatcaaagacataTTTCAGGTTTCCTTAGGTTCATGTAGCTTTCAGGTTATTGGACACTTGAAATCAtatcaatcattcaaaattctgGTGGGATTTCAGTTCCCTATTCGCAAAAAGAACGAACTTATTTGTCGTTGCCATGCTCAATTCTTACATATTGAATAGACTAATTTCTATTCCAGTCAAACTCATCTCTGAATGACCTCCCCACACAACAAAACGTATTTTTCTTATAAGGTGGCCAACAAGAGTTTACAGATATCATTCATCGACGGCCAGAGGAGCTCTAGTTTATAGTTGTGACATACTTGCATCTTCATTGtcacaaaaatatgattgTTATAGTTTTGATAGAGCTGTTGCCCAAACATTTGGCATTGAGGAGCATTATATGAGCACAGGTTCAACGTGGTGCCCCAACGAGCAAATAGAACTCAAGAACTCATCCGGATCCATCGGACTAAAGGCCTCATCAGCTAGGGGTCTTAGGCGATGATGGTCTTGACGGAGGTAATGTAAGTCGAACTTTCCGAGGTCCAAAACGCCTCGCACACCCAAAGTTTGTCTTTTTTCGCAATGATCAAGCAGTTTCTTGGTAAACAGATGCTCTGGGAAGGAAGCTAACGTATAAATAGGAATTGATCAATACAAAGTTTTTATAGTCTTTCGAGGGTTTTTAAAACCTATTCATAAAAATGGTCCCAAAATGGGGACCCTGACACCATGACCTTATTTATATGGTGTGGGTTGGTTATAAGACCCTTTGTTGTTTGGGGAATTATGTCTCCTCTAGATGTTAtgattttaagtttttttttcaaacgcaAATCGATTAGTATTCCTGTCATTTTTCACTCCTTCTCTGAAAATGGTCTGGAGAAGTTGCAACTGGAGTAAAAGTGCACCCGGAATTATTGCAAATGCGTGCTATGATTCTTTTTTACTTGGTGGTAACAAAAAAGATTGcagtttgatttgatttccaaGGAACCTTATCTAAGATTGCAatcatttcttctttcaaacaatagaggaaaaatattttattttggaaTCGTTTTGTTCAGGAACATGCTTTTTCTTTCGTCATCTCGAAACAGACATTTTCGGGGTCTTCATCATAAGTGAATAGAGATTAATCGGTTCCCTAAAACGCTCAATGAAGTGACAAGAAAAACAGTGTccatgatttatttttcaccATGTATGAAGCAGTTTCGTATTGTACGCATGAATAGGAATACAACAAATCTTCAAACGATGCGAACGATAGTTTGGTCGTTCTTCACTGGAAGATCTTACTTTATATTTAAAGACATTCAATAACATGGTACATGCATTGCTGTACTaaataagaaaaaatacaACTGATCAAGGGTAATTCTGATTCTTCAAATGtcctgtttttcttttctttaaatCGGGAAAACTCGAAGTGTGAGTGCTCACAGCCGGATTTGAaaagcaatgcgaaagaaatttgggacaaaatgCAAGGCATTAATTATTACATGGAACTCAGCCAATTGGTGGTGGTTATCGGTTTAACATTGGTGAAATCGATTGTGGGGCCAATGGGGTCGAAACACTGCTTATCGGGAGAGGTAACCCTCAACATCAGTCTTAGTTTCACAAGTTGAGGCACTTGAACACTTCACTGAAACACTACTGTACTAATCTGAGGGGTCCTCGAACGATTCTTCCTTTATTCCTCGCGTTTTGTGCATTATGGGTTGTACATTATTCTTGTGCAGGGTGACCATGCGCAAGCGATTCATCGTCGGCCCGAAGCATCCAAGGCAGCCCGCTCGGCCTTCGAGAGGAAATGTCGTCGAATTTGCGCCTCTGACTTATTTTTCGTTTCGGGAACGAAGAACATAATGAAGAAAAACCCAATCAAACTGATCCCACCATATAACCAAAAAACGCCTTCCCCACCGATGGAGTTTTTCAGATCGTCGTAAGTATGGGAAGTAAAAAACGAACACAAGCAAGTGAAGCCCACTGATAAGCTATTCGTGACGGAACGGACATGTTGAGGTAGGATTTCAGCCACAGTGATCCAGATCATGGAACCGTAGCCCAGGTTAAAGAAGAAGATGTACAGCATAAGGATAACTAGAGGCAGCCATCCGAGATGAGCAGTGTAGATGGAAGGGCAATCTTTGTTACCCTTGATGACACTGGCTGGCAGGGACTCGTCCTCCGTTGAAGCGGGAGTGGACTCCGAGTTCAGGAACTTTTCTGGCACTGGAATCACATCGGTCAGAGTGTCGGCACTCATGTTCATAACACTATATTGACTCTTCAGATTGTCATAGCAAGAGGAATGCTCAAGGGTTTTTAGGTAGAAGAACACGCCCATAGAAATGAGCATCACCGAAATTCCCAGGGATGAAAACAAGAGCATGAGACGGCGCGGCATCTTTCCGGCTACCAATAGCGTGATAATATTCGAGATGAGCAAAGCAATCCCGACAAAGATGGTGGCCATGAACTCGTTGATCGAGCTTTCGGCGGATTGGAAGATGTCCACCGTGTACTGCAGAATGAGATTGATACCAGTGAActgaaagaagaacatgagtACCAGGGCCATGAGGAACGGCTTGAGAACCGACGGCGCGGAAAAGTCCCGAAGTCCAATGTGATCCTTCTTTTGATCATGGGCCTCGGAGGCAATTTTGATGTCGGTTAACTCTTTGGTGATGTCCCAACGGCGACCCCTCAACGTTCGAAGCACACTGTGAGCCCTCTCTATTTGCTCTGTGGCAATGAGATACACGGGGGTCTCGGGAAGGAACAAGAGCATCAACAGGAAGGGAATGTTGAGGCAAGTCAGGACCAAAGTGAGGAGTTGCCAATTGAGTACAGCGCCCAAGCATTGGCAGCTCAAAATTCCAAGGGTCCCAGCAATGGCTGGCACCACTGCCAGGCTGGAGCGAAGGTTGGGAGTGGCAATCTCCATGATGTAAAGAGTGGATATGGTGGTTGAAAACCCCAGAGCCGTTCCCATGATGAACCGGCCGAGTTGGACCATCCACAGATATTGGGCAAAGAGGACCATGGCGTAGCTCAAGGTCAAGGTTCCACACGTCCCAATAATACTGGTCCACTTCCGGCCGATAAAGTTGGCCATGGGACCTGCCACAAGGCTCCCGGCCAACATCCCGAAAGAAGCGATGCTCACTAAAAGACAATGTATATATTTATAAATGGGTTAAGGACTGAATTGGTTCAAAACTGTGACTGTTTTACTTACTGATGAGAGCTCTGTCTTCATTGTAGACATGAAATGGCAAGGAGTAGTTGAATAAAGAATGTGGTAGGGTGGCATTGGTAGAGTTGGCATGGACCATCAAAGGCCAAAACACAGCCGGAAACGTCACTGTTGTGCCATGAATGTAACAGCCAAAGCTCACTGCGAGCACAGCCAAAATCTGCGTGAAATTCCGAGCTTCTTGGGTGGCATCGCAAAAACTGGAAAATAAGGAATCTTCGTAATAACATATCTTCGACAAATTTTGCTGTCAAGACCAGGATGCTTTTTGTTATATTAATGCAGAACCAGAGCCTAATTCTttaaacaaatgaatgaatcttAGATTGAGAAACTATTACTATGCTACATAAATTGGACCATTTCTCGATCTACAATTCACTTCTGGGTTgtaaaaaactgggctcaggaaccatctttctttttggattaTATTTGTGTACCATTTTTTTACAGAACGCGTAAATAAGTAAGAGAGAGGAGAACGCCAtataggggcccttatttccaacgtGAGAgagcccaaacgaaatgggaaaaaggcgcagtagattgctaaataaactacgGTTATCATGccatgaacgcaatttctttacCGGTCATTGTGTGACCTTGGCCACTATTCATACATAAGAATTTGATagttagccaaaaacaactcaaacgcatCATAGATCATTAAAGATGAATCAGCCCAATCAGCCTTAGTTTTGccagaggctgactcacaaaacGGCCTCTGAAGTGCACAACGTATAtcatatttcgtgtagcgtTGGACGCCtatcaaaagagagagatactGTTTGGGGCTCGGCTTATGTGCCTGTTATTATTTCTGTAATAATCAGACAATGATCTGAAATAAATTTTAACatgctttgaacttgaaataaaaatggacttcattcaaatatttcatgaaacaCTACTGAATTTGCCTACTGAACTACTAAAGattaaatcatattttgggTCTCATTTCAAGTCACATTAAAGAGTTTTTATTTCTTTCGAAAATGACATGTCTTGTTCGATTTTCGTATGTCAACAATGCTTTGTTAAATGCACCAATAATTTGGTAG
This window harbors:
- the LOC131890159 gene encoding frizzled-5-like; translated protein: MKIVPSFLILCWVLGWVKCQFRESGKCQPIRVPMCRGMQYMMTSLPNHFNHHTQAEIMLEISQFKPLIHVNCSTELQFFLCSLYTPICIPNYERKIPACRSVCERVKSSCFPIMSQYGFQWPERMACELLPRISTDNQLCMDPLMNGKRSVLQDDIKTMLEPFESNFEEDPRWEKLDEWDLETTDMEEILSKTTYFSSIVLVIGMLNLVSSSIAIVIFTTQWSKHSYPERPLLFMSFCNASIALGTIVKVLVIEDEPSSCSQMSVERVFCSIIHLLIYYFQMGACCWWVIMAVTWFLSVKLMWASEVIEKYGKLFHSLSWIWPLLETALYYATFTLEGNEFRSLCCHGPQDSPTMVLVSIVPLLLKIIFGTVFLSIGIAAGFRVKKLLPAEHIQSLQRIMLKILVFSLIYTLCQLIVILFSLHGILNLSDGLSNWASVVILIPGSISLGWVVSRKSIKSLSQINLKPCLSKGTPPVNYEDFFNQLGHPWIKSIQETNKGSMNLHNNNVNHNRTLRQDGTVETNDIYMQF
- the LOC131891115 gene encoding facilitated trehalose transporter Tret1-2 homolog; its protein translation is MSHSKLSLAMDDSPTRSRDHSNEPFSAATNMDHETIINNSDDDHVAEMEKLMPPPPSITAAAASGAIGSSGVSDTFQSINSSFCDATQEARNFTQILAVLAVSFGCYIHGTTVTFPAVFWPLMVHANSTNATLPHSLFNYSLPFHVYNEDRALIMSIASFGMLAGSLVAGPMANFIGRKWTSIIGTCGTLTLSYAMVLFAQYLWMVQLGRFIMGTALGFSTTISTLYIMEIATPNLRSSLAVVPAIAGTLGILSCQCLGAVLNWQLLTLVLTCLNIPFLLMLLFLPETPVYLIATEQIERAHSVLRTLRGRRWDITKELTDIKIASEAHDQKKDHIGLRDFSAPSVLKPFLMALVLMFFFQFTGINLILQYTVDIFQSAESSINEFMATIFVGIALLISNIITLLVAGKMPRRLMLLFSSLGISVMLISMGVFFYLKTLEHSSCYDNLKSQYSVMNMSADTLTDVIPVPEKFLNSESTPASTEDESLPASVIKGNKDCPSIYTAHLGWLPLVILMLYIFFFNLGYGSMIWITVAEILPQHVRSVTNSLSVGFTCLCSFFTSHTYDDLKNSIGGEGVFWLYGGISLIGFFFIMFFVPETKNKSEAQIRRHFLSKAERAALDASGRR